CTGATTATACATCCTGCGTAGCTATTTCTACTCAGGCAGCTTTAAAAGAAATGCTTCTTCCTGGTGTGATGGCAGTTCTTGCACCGTTATTTATCGGTGTTGTACTTGGACCGGCAGCACTGGGCGGACTTCTTGGCGGAGCTTTAGTAACAGGTGTTATGCTCGCTATCTTTATGTCTAACTCCGGTGGAGCATGGGATAACGCGAAGAAATATATTGAAGATGGTAATCATGGTGGAAAAGGAAGCGAAGCACATCGTGCAGCAGTTGTAGGAGATACGGTAGGTGATCCATTCAAAGATACATCAGGACCTTCTATCAATATCCTTATTAAACTTATGACGATCGTATCATTAGTATTTGCTCCATTATTCCTCAGTATCGGAGGATTATTCTAAAAAATACCGATTTTTATCTGTCATGAAAAATAGAAAACCAGAAAGGTTAAGAAACCTTTCTGGTTTTCTATTTTCAGCAATAAATGGTTTATAAACAGAGAGTAATTTGTTATAATAAATAAGTTAAGAGTTTTTACATATAAGCAGGACTCTAAGTAAGACTTATGATAGAGTAGAGTTTTCTGCCGGAAAGAGACAAAGTGAAAAAAGCTTTGGGAAGGGATGAATATGATGAAGAATAAGATGTTTACAAGAGTACTTGGAATGACGTGTGCTCTTATTATGGCAGTAACTGCGATAGTACCTGTTTGTGCAAAAGAAAGCGGAGATCAGGCGAATAGTTTCCGTTATGAGAATGGACAAGCTGCAATGCAGGCATCAACATTTGCAGATGTTTATCCGAATGCATGGAAGAAGATTGCAGGAAAGTATCGAAGTAGTAATGGTTCGATTATTCAGGGAGCAATAGCAAGAGGAATTGATGTCAGTCATAATCAGGGAGTGATCGACTGGCAGAAGGTAAAGGCAGATGGTGTGGATTTTGCAATTATCCGCTGCGGCTATGGTGCGAATCAGAGGGAACAGGATGACAGACAGTGGCTCGATAATGTTTTAGAATGTGAGAAATATGGTATTCCTTATGGGGCATATTTATATTCTTATGCAGATACTGTAGCAAAAGCAAAGAGCGAGGCAGCACATGTTCTTCGTCTGGTAAGAGGGCATAAGATTACCTATCCGATTTACTATGATCTTGAAGATAATTATATTTTAAGCCATACGAATGCAAAGCAGCGCCAGAAGATTATACAGACTTTTACGAGTATTATTAAGAAAGCAGGGTATTCTGTTGGTGTATTTGCACCGAAAAGCTGGTTTGAAAAAGAACTCCCGGAAGCTTCTTTTAACCAATGTGAGAAATGGGTGGCACATTGGAGTACAAAGTGTACCTATCAGGGAAGTTATCAGATGTGGCAGGCGACGAATAGAGGAACGGTAAATGGAATTAACGGAGCTGTAGATATTAATTTTCTTATGCTTCCTGCGGCAAAGATTACTGTAAAAGCGGCAAAGAAGAAGGTAAAAGTTTTCTGGAATCAGAAGGGGAATAGAATAAAGGTTCAGGTTTTCTGTTCTACAAAGAAAAACAAAGGGTATAAAAAAATAGCAACTGTGAATTCCATGAAAGGAAAAGCAGTCATAAAGAAAAAATTAAAATCTAAAAAGAAATATTATTTTAAGATTCGAACATTAAAATCTGTAAATGGACGCATTTATTATAGTGATTATTCGAAACCAAAAAAAATTAAAGGATAGAGGTACTTATGAGAAAGATTATGTTTATTGGACGAAGTGAAGCGGGAAAGACTACTTTATCTCAGGCGATGAAGGGGAAGACGATCACCTACCATAAAACACAATATGTAAATCATTACGATGTTATTATTGACACACCAGGAGAATATCTCCAGTCAAAGAATCTGATTTCTGCTTTGGCAGTTTTTACAGCAGAAGCAGATGTAATCGGCCTTTTGATGGATGCTACGGAAGCTTTTTCTCTGTATTCACCGAATCTTACACCTGTCTGTAACAGAGAGGTTGTGGGGGTTGTTACAAAGATTGACCATTGGGCAGCACAGCCAGCACAGGCGGCAGCATGGCTGGAATTAGCAGGATGTAAGAAAATATTTTATACCAGTGCTTATACCGGTGAAGGAATTGCGGATATTCTTTCTTATTTAAAAGAAGAGAGAGATACTTTGCCATGGGAAGAAGTGAAGTCAAAGTATGACGAGCTTGGCTTTGGTGCTGGCGAAGATGCAAAAGATCAGGATCGATTTCATAATATCTGATAAAAATAGGTGGATTATTTACAGAGATTGTTCTATAATGAATACAGAAATTTATTTTAAATAAAATGGGAGGCTTACTATGAGAGGTTATGAAGCAGCACAGATTTTGAAAGCGAAAGGAGTTACGGCAGAAGATGTTGCAGAAGAGATCATTTACCGTAAAGAAACGAATGCTTTCAGTAATAATCCAAAGAATGAGGCGTTTATGAATATGACGCTGAATGAACTTGTAAGAATTAAAGAGATGTGGAATATCTAGCAGATAAGTGTATAGGAAGAAGGAGCTGTCCTCAAAGGGATGGCTTTTTTCTGTTAGGTATATAACATAGATACAGCAGAAGTAAGAGACTAGATAGAAGGAGATAGACATGAGACTGGGTTCAGGAACATATAAAGAAATTGCTTTAGATGCGCTAAAGGGAAACTGGGTGAAAGCAGCGGTGGCGGGATTATTTGCCAACTGGCTTGGCGTGTTTTCATCCTCATTCTTATTTATTGCAAAATACGCATTCATTGCAGTAATTCTGATTTATTTTCTCGAATTTCTTCCGGGGTTTTATCCGATTTTATTTATTGGAACAACAGCGATCGCACTGATCTACTTTTTTATTGGAGGGACTGTACGCCTTGGATATATTGATTTTAACCTGGCGTTACTGGATAGAAGAAAGAACGGGATTGCCTGCCTGACAGGAAGAATGTCAGACTGGTGGAGAGTTCTTTGTGCAAAGATTACATTATTTTTTGTTTTGTCACTGGGATATATTCTGTTTATTATACCAGGAGTTGTTGCGAAGTATTCGTATGCGATGGTGCCATATATTCTTGAAGAACGGAAGGGCTTTTCAACAAGAGAAGCATTTCGGGCATCAAAACAGATCATGAAGAAGCATAAATGGGAGCTTTTTTGTTTGCGATTAAGTTTTATTGGATGGGATATTCTTGGTATTTTAACATTAGGAATCGGTTTTATTTTTATTAATCCATATCGATATGCAGCAGAAGCAGCATTTTATAATGAGATATCTGGAAGAGCAGAAGTCTATTATGGTAGAAAAACGAACAGATAATGGTAAAAAGAGAGCAGAGGAAGGAAGGGAAAGAACAAAAATCTTCCTTGCATGACGGAAAGTATTTTGTTAAAATATGAGAAGTTTATTATAGGATACGAAAAGGAAGGAAGAAGGATAATGGAAATTTTAGGAAAGGCGCTTTCTGAGAAGACAGAGGCTATTTATAAAGATATTACAGAAGGTCTGATCTATCCGATTAAAATTGTAAAGTTAGACCCTGAGAATGAGGAAGATTGCAGCCGTCCGGTAGCAATGGATACCGGAAAGAAAGAATTTATTGTTAAAGTAGATAATACTTTGGAAGATTCCCTCTTTGAAAATGCTTTGATTCGTGATATCATTTATTGTCAGCAGATGAGTAATAATGCACCAGTATTAAGTGCAAAGAGCAAGAATGATATTGATGGATTTCAGGTAGCTATGATGATCAGCTCCATTATTATGGATATTGATGTGGAGAACAAACTGAGAAGTTACGATATGCATATTGATGATATTGATACGATGCGTTTGAGTGATTTATATGCATTTTTGAAGTCTGGTATGGCAGATTATAATAGAGAATTATATAATGTTTTTACCGGTCTTCAGATTACACTGTTATATTTTACGACATCAAAGCGAAGCAATATAGAAGAGATTATCGAGACATTTTATCTTTCTGATAAGAATGCGATGGATGCGATTGATAAGTATGTAGATATTATTGATCGTTACGGAGTAGATGATAATCGTTCTATGATGCGTTGCATGAGAAAGCTTGCAATCGCCTGTGGAATGAAGGGCAGATTGCTTCTGGAATACGAAGGTAAAGTAACAGAAGTTTAAATGATAAGGATCCTGTAGCTGTTCTGATAAGCGATATTGCTCCTGACAGAAGCTGCAGGATTTTTTTGTAACTATTTATGGCAATTTCATAGAGCAGGAAATCACAGAATGAAAAATGATGGGATGGATGAGATGAACATAAGAGAATATTTGGAAAATCATAAATTATTGACAGACGGAGCGATGGGGACATATTTTGATACGGTAGAGAAAGAGAATTATATCTGTTCTGAAGAAGCCAATATTACCAACCCGTCTTTGGTACGACAGATTCATAAAAATTATGTGAAAAAGGGTGCACAATTATTAAGAAGTAATACTTTTTTGGCAAACAGAGAAACTTTGTTGTCTTTACAGCAAAACAGAGCAGAACAGTTTCAAAATGTAAGTTTGAAAGAACTTGTGACAAAAGGTTATCGACTAGCAGAGGAAGTTGCGAGAGAAGCGTATTCTGAAAGTTATCCAGTATTTCCAGCAGCGGATATTGGACCTATTTTAGAAGAAAAAGAGAGTGAAGAGACAGATATCCTACAGCAATATTATGAAATATGTGACAGCTTTCTAGAAGCAGGTGCCAATATTTTTGTGCTGGAAACTTTTCCTGATACGGAATATGTCTTAAAAATGGCAGAATATATCCGGCAAATTTGTCCGGAAGCTTTTATTATCGGACAGTTTTCATTGACACCAACAGGTTATAGCCGGACAGGTTTTCACTATAAAACGATTTTACGAGATGCCGTACAAAGTGGACTTCTTGATGGTGCAGGCTTAAACTGTGGTATTGGCGCAGCACATATGAAGAGATTTTTAGAGGCCTATATTGAAGAATACGGAGTGCCGGAAGATATGATTCTTACTGCGCTTCCAAACTGTGGATATCCCCAGATTGTAAGAGGACATGTGATATACTCAGATAGTGTTACTTATTTTGGTGAGAAGATTAAAGAAGTTTCGGAATTAGGTGTTCGTGTTCTGGGAGGATGTTGCGGTACAACCCCGGAATATATCGGGGAAATATACCGAACTCTTTTTCAGGCCGAACATACTTTGAAAGTTCCGACAAGAATCGTGTGGACAGATGCAGCAGGGAGAATACAGAAACGACAAGAACAGCTGGCGCATATAAAAAGTGCAGAAGGAAAGAATAAGACGATAAAAAAAGAACAGGTAGTAAATACATTTCGCCGGAAACTGGAGAAAGGGGAACTTGTCTGTGCAGTTGAACTCGATCCCCCGTTTGATGCGAATGATACAAAGTTAGTAAATGGTGCGAAGGCACTTCTTTCTACGAAGGCAGATATTATTACAATTGCGGATTCGCCGCTGGCTCGTTCAAGAGCAGATGCTTCTTTGATGGCAGCAAAAATAAAAATGCAGACAGGAATGGATGTGATGCCGCATCTTGCCTGTCGTGATAAAAATCGTATTGCGATTCGAAGTGGATTACTTGGAAGTTATGTAAATGAAATTCGTAATTATCTGTTTGTTACTGGTGATCCAGTGGCAAGAGAAGACCGGGAATTTACTAAAAGTGTCTTTGATTTTAATTCTATCCGTTTAATGAAGTTTGCACAGAGTATGAACCAGGAAATATTTGCAGATGATATGATTTTTTATGGCGGGGCTTTAAATCAAAATGGAGCAAGTCCGGAAAATATTGCAGGAAGAATGATAAAAAAAATAGAAGCAGGATGTAGTTATTTTCTTACGCAGCCGGTTTATGACGAGGAGGGTATAAAACGCCTTGCATTCTTAAAAGAAAGAACAGGAGCGAAGATTTTAATAGGGATTATGCCTCTTGTCAGCAGAAGAAACGCATTATTTATTAAAAATGAGATGCCGGGAATTTATGTGCCGGATCGTGTGGTAGAAAAATATAAAGAAAATGCATCAAGAGAAGAATATGAGGAAGCTGCTGTTGAAATTTCAAAGAAAATCATTGAAATGGGAAAAGAGGTAGGTGCTGGATTTTACTTTATGACACCATTTAACAGAGTTTCATTAGTGAAGTCTATATTGGAATATGTATAAGGATCTGGAATCAATGGATTGATTTCGGACAAGGGGTGGTTTCAGAGTTTTCAGATAAAATGAGAAAAGAAGCAAATAGCAAAGGAAAGAATAAAAATGAAGATAAACGAATTTTACAAAATGATACAGCAAAAGCCAGTTATTCTGGATGGAGCGACAGGCTCAAATCTTCAAAAAGCAGGAATGAAACCAGGTGTGTGTCCGGAAGAATGGATTTTGGAAAATGAAGATAAGTTAATTGCTTTGCAGAAGGCATTTGTAGAGGCAGGAACGAATATTTTATATGCGCCGACTTTTTCGGGAAACCGCATTAAGTTGGAAGAATATGGTCTTTCAGAACGCGCTGAAGAAATAAATAAACGTCTGGTTGCATTAAGTAAAAAAGCG
This Anaerobutyricum hallii DNA region includes the following protein-coding sequences:
- a CDS encoding glycoside hydrolase family 25 protein, translating into MMKNKMFTRVLGMTCALIMAVTAIVPVCAKESGDQANSFRYENGQAAMQASTFADVYPNAWKKIAGKYRSSNGSIIQGAIARGIDVSHNQGVIDWQKVKADGVDFAIIRCGYGANQREQDDRQWLDNVLECEKYGIPYGAYLYSYADTVAKAKSEAAHVLRLVRGHKITYPIYYDLEDNYILSHTNAKQRQKIIQTFTSIIKKAGYSVGVFAPKSWFEKELPEASFNQCEKWVAHWSTKCTYQGSYQMWQATNRGTVNGINGAVDINFLMLPAAKITVKAAKKKVKVFWNQKGNRIKVQVFCSTKKNKGYKKIATVNSMKGKAVIKKKLKSKKKYYFKIRTLKSVNGRIYYSDYSKPKKIKG
- a CDS encoding EutP/PduV family microcompartment system protein codes for the protein MRKIMFIGRSEAGKTTLSQAMKGKTITYHKTQYVNHYDVIIDTPGEYLQSKNLISALAVFTAEADVIGLLMDATEAFSLYSPNLTPVCNREVVGVVTKIDHWAAQPAQAAAWLELAGCKKIFYTSAYTGEGIADILSYLKEERDTLPWEEVKSKYDELGFGAGEDAKDQDRFHNI
- a CDS encoding DUF975 family protein, whose product is MRLGSGTYKEIALDALKGNWVKAAVAGLFANWLGVFSSSFLFIAKYAFIAVILIYFLEFLPGFYPILFIGTTAIALIYFFIGGTVRLGYIDFNLALLDRRKNGIACLTGRMSDWWRVLCAKITLFFVLSLGYILFIIPGVVAKYSYAMVPYILEERKGFSTREAFRASKQIMKKHKWELFCLRLSFIGWDILGILTLGIGFIFINPYRYAAEAAFYNEISGRAEVYYGRKTNR
- a CDS encoding bifunctional homocysteine S-methyltransferase/methylenetetrahydrofolate reductase, producing MKNDGMDEMNIREYLENHKLLTDGAMGTYFDTVEKENYICSEEANITNPSLVRQIHKNYVKKGAQLLRSNTFLANRETLLSLQQNRAEQFQNVSLKELVTKGYRLAEEVAREAYSESYPVFPAADIGPILEEKESEETDILQQYYEICDSFLEAGANIFVLETFPDTEYVLKMAEYIRQICPEAFIIGQFSLTPTGYSRTGFHYKTILRDAVQSGLLDGAGLNCGIGAAHMKRFLEAYIEEYGVPEDMILTALPNCGYPQIVRGHVIYSDSVTYFGEKIKEVSELGVRVLGGCCGTTPEYIGEIYRTLFQAEHTLKVPTRIVWTDAAGRIQKRQEQLAHIKSAEGKNKTIKKEQVVNTFRRKLEKGELVCAVELDPPFDANDTKLVNGAKALLSTKADIITIADSPLARSRADASLMAAKIKMQTGMDVMPHLACRDKNRIAIRSGLLGSYVNEIRNYLFVTGDPVAREDREFTKSVFDFNSIRLMKFAQSMNQEIFADDMIFYGGALNQNGASPENIAGRMIKKIEAGCSYFLTQPVYDEEGIKRLAFLKERTGAKILIGIMPLVSRRNALFIKNEMPGIYVPDRVVEKYKENASREEYEEAAVEISKKIIEMGKEVGAGFYFMTPFNRVSLVKSILEYV